One region of Epilithonimonas zeae genomic DNA includes:
- a CDS encoding helix-turn-helix domain-containing protein, whose amino-acid sequence MNFNDRFTKVIEYSELTPAEFAEEIGVQRSSISHIISGRNKPSLDFITKIKSKFPDLEWDWLINGNGEMLINKEEIPVTIPTSEPEEKKPAKKTLPDLFSLISDEQFGQEEIDKKPENQISRESNISVPIVEKNKISDSQRLENFDKKQENSSKKIRRIVFFFEDGTFETYEN is encoded by the coding sequence ATGAATTTCAATGATAGATTTACAAAAGTTATAGAATACTCTGAACTAACTCCTGCCGAATTTGCAGAAGAAATTGGTGTGCAACGTTCGAGTATTTCACACATCATTTCTGGAAGGAACAAACCTTCTCTTGATTTCATTACCAAGATAAAATCTAAATTCCCAGATCTTGAATGGGATTGGCTGATTAACGGAAATGGCGAAATGCTTATTAACAAAGAAGAAATTCCAGTTACAATTCCTACAAGTGAACCGGAAGAAAAAAAGCCGGCAAAAAAAACTTTGCCAGATTTATTCTCATTAATTAGTGATGAACAATTTGGACAAGAAGAAATTGATAAGAAACCCGAAAATCAAATTTCACGAGAATCTAATATTTCTGTACCAATTGTAGAAAAAAATAAAATATCCGATTCTCAGCGATTAGAGAATTTTGATAAAAAACAAGAAAATTCGTCAAAAAAAATTAGA